The DNA window ACCGAGCGCAGCACGTCGCCGTGGTGCATCCGGGTGAACGCCTGCTCGACCTGGTCCAGGGCGATCTCCTCGGTGACGAACGCGTCCAGGTCGAGCCGGCCCTGCAGGTACAGAGCGGTGAGCATCGGGAAGTCGCGGCTGGGCAGGCAGTCGCCGTACCAGCTGGACTTGAGGGCGCCGCCGCGGCCGAAGACGTCCAGCAGGGGCAGATCGACCTGCATCTGCGGGGTCGGCACGCCGACCAGTACCACGGTGCCGGCGAGGTCGCGGGCGTAGAACGCCTGCTTCCAGGTCTCGGGCCGGCCGACGGCGTCGATGACGACGTCGGCGCCGAAGCCGCCGGTGGCCGCCCGGATCGCCTCGACCACGTCGTCCTCGGAGGCGTTGACGGTGTGGGTGGCGCCGAACCTGCGGGCCCAGTCGAGCTTGCGGGAGTCGGTGTCCACGGCGATGATCGTCGTCGCGCCGGCCAGCGTCGCGCCGGCGACGGCGGCGTCGCCGACCCCGCCGCAGCCGATGACGGCCACCGAGTCGCCGCGGCTGACCGCGCCGGTGTTCACGGCCGCGCCGAGACCGGCCATCACGCCGCAGCCGAGCAGGCCGACGGCGGCGGGCCGGGCGGCCGGGTCCACCTTCGTGCACTGTCCGGCGTGGACGAGGGTCTTCTCGGCGAACGCGCCGATGCCGAGCGCCGGCGACAGCTCGGTGCCGTCGGTGAGGGTCATCTTCCGGGTGGCGTTGTGGGTGTTGAAGCAGTACCAGGGCCGGCCGCGCCGGCAGGCACGGCAGACGCCGCACACCGCCCGCCAGTTGAGCACGACGAAGTCGCCGGGCGCCACGTCGGTGACCCCGTCGCCCACCTGCTCGACGATGCCGGCGGCCTCGTGGCCGAGCAGGAACGGGTACTCGTCGTTGATCCCGCCCTCCCGGTAGTGCAGGTCGGTGTGACAGACCCCGCAGGACTGGACGCGGACCACCGCCTCACCCGGCCCCGGGTCGGGCACCACGATGGTGGCCACCTCCACCGGCGCGCCCTTGCTGCGTGAGATGACTCCCCGGACTTCCTGGCTCACGTTCGCCTCCTGCTCCACGCCGTGTCCGTCGCCCCTGCCGGCCCGCACGGCCGGACGCGGCGGGGCGGCACCGGCGCCGCGTACCGCCCCAGGCGAAACTACCGCCGGCCGCCACGCCGGGCCGCATCACCCGGCGGTTACCGGCGCCGTCGCCGGGTAGGCGGGGGCACTGTCGTCGGGGTACGGAGGGCCAGATGAAGCTCACGCACGTGCCGCTGCGCGCCACTGTCGGCGCGTACATCCTCAACTCGGGCCTGGGCAAGCGGAGCCTGGAGGGCGAGTCGGCCACGGGCATGCACGGCATGGCCGCCGGGGCGATCCCGCAGCTGCGGCAGCTCGACCCGGCCCGGTTCGCCCGGTTGCTGTCCCGGGGCGAGATGGCGCTCGGGGCCGCCCTGCTCGCGCCGTTCGTCCCGTCCCTGCTCGCGGGGTTGGGCCTGGCCGCGTTCGGGGCGGGGCTGGTGAAGCTGTACCTGAGCACCCCCGGCATGCGGGAGCCGGGCAGCCTGAAGCCGACGCCGCAGGGCATCGGCCTCGCCAAGGACGTCTGGCTGGTCGGCGCCGGGCTGACGCTGGTGCTGGACGACCTCACCCACCGCCGCTTCCGCCGCGCCTGACCCGGGTCGCACGCGACGCGGCCCCTCGCCGATCTTGCAGCTTCGGCCCTCAGTTCGGGCTGTTTGCGCGTTTTGCGGGGGCAGTAACTGCAAGTCACCCGGTCTTTTCGGGACGCCTCGCAGGCGTGAAAATGGTGGACAGGTCGCCCGCCGACGCCGATCGATCTTGGTCTAGTTGAGGCCGTCTGCAAGTCTGGCGCCGGGGCCCGGACTCTTGTGGGTCACGCACTGTTGCTTCGAGCACGCCGGTCAGATTTTCGGTTCCCGACCGAGGCCCCCGGGCGACCTACCCACTGGTCGATCACGGTGAGGAGGGACGCGGGCGGATGCGCGGGTTACCCGAAGAGATCCCGGACGCTGACAGCGAGAAGGTCTGGGAGCGGGTGTGTGCGGTCGATGTGGCCAAGGAGTCGGGGATGGTGTGTACCCGGCTACCCGCCGCGGGTGGGCGGCGGGTGAGCCGGGTGTGGCAGGTGACGGCGACCACGAACGCGGTCAGTGACCTTGCCGCCGATCTGGTGGCGGCGGGGGTGGAGAGGGTCACCGTGGAAAGCACGTCGGACTACTGGCGGATCTGGTTCTACCTGTTCGAGGCAGCCGGGTTGGACGTGCAGTTGGTCAACGCCCGTGACGTCAAGAACGTGCCCGGGCGGCCGAAGACCGACAAGCTGGACGCGGTGTGGTTGGCCAAGCTCACCGAGAAGGGCCTGTTGCGGCCCTCGTTCGTGCCTGCGGCTCCGGTGCGGGTGTTGCGTGACTACACCCGGATGCGGGTGGATCTGGTCCGGGACCGGACCCGCTACTGGTCGAGGTTGGAGAAACTGCTTGAAGACGCCCTGATCAAGGTGTCGTCGGTGGCCTCCACCCTGCGGACGGTGTCGACGCGGGACATGGTTGAGGCGTTGATCGCCGGTCAACGTGATCCGGCGACCCTCGCCTCGCTGGCCCACGGAGCGCTGCGCCGCAAACGCAACGCCCTCATCGAGGCACTCACCGGCCGCTTCGACGACCATCACGGCGAGTTGGCCCGGATCCTGCTCGACCAGATCGACCGCCTCGACACCGAGATCGCGAAACTCACCACACGGATCGGGCAGATACTCGACGACATCGACCCACCGTCCCAGCCGGGCGGCGGCGACGGCGACACCCCGGCGCCAGACGCCCGGCGGCGCCTGGCCGAGATCCCGGGCATCAGCACCGAGTCCGCGCAACTGATCATCGCCGAGATCGGTCTGGACATGACACGGTTCCCCACCGCGGCGCACCTGGTGTCCTGGGCGAAGCTGTGTCCGCGCACCATCCAGTCCGG is part of the Micromonospora olivasterospora genome and encodes:
- a CDS encoding S-(hydroxymethyl)mycothiol dehydrogenase, which gives rise to MSQEVRGVISRSKGAPVEVATIVVPDPGPGEAVVRVQSCGVCHTDLHYREGGINDEYPFLLGHEAAGIVEQVGDGVTDVAPGDFVVLNWRAVCGVCRACRRGRPWYCFNTHNATRKMTLTDGTELSPALGIGAFAEKTLVHAGQCTKVDPAARPAAVGLLGCGVMAGLGAAVNTGAVSRGDSVAVIGCGGVGDAAVAGATLAGATTIIAVDTDSRKLDWARRFGATHTVNASEDDVVEAIRAATGGFGADVVIDAVGRPETWKQAFYARDLAGTVVLVGVPTPQMQVDLPLLDVFGRGGALKSSWYGDCLPSRDFPMLTALYLQGRLDLDAFVTEEIALDQVEQAFTRMHHGDVLRSVVVFP
- a CDS encoding IS110 family transposase — its product is MRGLPEEIPDADSEKVWERVCAVDVAKESGMVCTRLPAAGGRRVSRVWQVTATTNAVSDLAADLVAAGVERVTVESTSDYWRIWFYLFEAAGLDVQLVNARDVKNVPGRPKTDKLDAVWLAKLTEKGLLRPSFVPAAPVRVLRDYTRMRVDLVRDRTRYWSRLEKLLEDALIKVSSVASTLRTVSTRDMVEALIAGQRDPATLASLAHGALRRKRNALIEALTGRFDDHHGELARILLDQIDRLDTEIAKLTTRIGQILDDIDPPSQPGGGDGDTPAPDARRRLAEIPGISTESAQLIIAEIGLDMTRFPTAAHLVSWAKLCPRTIQSGTSLTAGKTGKGNPYLKGALGMAAATVARGKGTFLSERYRRLVTRRGKGKAKVAVARSILVIIWHLLNDPTARYHDLGADFHERRINTTRKINSLVRQLEALGHTVTLQPTT